One window of Cryptococcus neoformans var. grubii H99 chromosome 11, complete sequence genomic DNA carries:
- a CDS encoding phosphatase activator, whose product MAVPASSNPITSVAPNSNPITSVSPNNYAASPLYPSPTNPQLLSRLNLDLRGTIFPVEREMLMLLPESVLLGLFPQGLILSKPASWEGADDGIFTVDFDPNCFRYIIDFWSKAQDTFYGSPTTSGLYHAQQRIPTVDALSDHSQNPLLSKQAIIVLREELEYFSITKPGAAARTDIATGLANEDLRVLKRNCGRALEEKKAIFAALERNVNNSANLAERHLIDMLCVSGFNRDDEWGYRACEPQRNVISSMALVLLKTGINHREDNKEGPPEIDPVQMGTAQKLLLFWRKPARKCWWDSVEIDVPSSLDTESDETISVKVWARRVWTLELSLI is encoded by the exons ATGGCCGTCCCAGCCTCGTCAAATCCAATCACCTCGGTCGCCCCGAACAGCAATCCCATCACATCCGTATCCCCAAACAACTATGCTGCATCCCCACTCTATCCCTCCCCCACGAACCCCCAACTCCTCTCCCGCCTTAATCTTGATCTCAGGGGCACCATATTCCCTgtagaaagagagatgcTTATGCTTTTACCTGAGAGCGTTCTCCTGGGACTTTTCCCTCAGGGCTTGATTCTCAGCAAGCCAGCCAGTTGGGAAGGTGCGGATGATGGTATTTTTACTGTTGAT TTTGACCCGAATTGCTTTCGATACATTATCGATTTCTGGTCTAAAGCCCAGGACACGTTTTATGGATCGCCCACCACGTCGGGTCTTTACCATGCTCAGCAGCGCATCCCAACCGTCGACGCGCTTTCCGACCACTCTCAGAACCCACTCCTGTCCAAGCAAGccatcatcgtccttcgtgaagagctggaatacttctccatcaccaAACCGGGCGCGGCCGCACGGACTGATATCGCAACAGGCTTGGCTAACGAAGATTTGCGGGTATTGAAGAGGAACTGTGGCAGGgctttggaggagaagaaggctatTTTCGCTGCGCTGGAGAGGAATGTTAACAATTCTGCAAACCTGGCCGAACGACACCTCATTGACATGCTCTGCGTTAG CGGTTTCAATCGCGATGATGAGTGGGGGTACAGAGCTTGTGAGCCTCAACGTAATGTGATATCCTCAATGgccctcgtcctcctcaagACAGGTATCAATCATCGCGAGGATAACAAGGAAGGACCACCTGAAATAGATCCCGTACAAATGGGCACGGCGCAAAAGCTTTTGCTCTTCTGGAGGAAACCTGCT AGAAAATGCTGGTGGGACTCTGTTGAAATTGATGTCCCTAGTAGTTTGGATACCGAGTCGGACGAGACAATAAGCGTCAAAGTGTGGGCAAGGCGGGTATGGACGTTGGAGTTGTCTTTG ATCTAA